The genomic DNA TTAAGAGAAGCAAGTCTAGAATATGATATAATAAACAGTGTATATCCCACAAAATTAAAAACCTAGACTTTTCCCTATCTTTTCAaagtgtcgggtaccatgattaggggcaccctaaccaggggACTAAATTACCCtcaaaacacaaacacatgttaagcgatcgggcccacgaaggcctacagtcTTCTTCCGatccaaaggaaaggaaaggactcaaagaagcctaaTCCACGGCCTAAatacacagtgcggcccatccgagccccctcaaacccgcgggacaatctccacctcgctcgagggctccccgccgagaccctcgacaGTACCtcacgtctccgcctcgctcgagggtagcgagcctatcGCCGAGAAAGCGGatcgactccgcctcgctcgaggccacccctcggcggaaaggacaaacggccatccgctcacccgcccgccgtacagAGGCATTAAATGCTAACAACtccgccacagcgtccgggttAGACAGTGTCAGGCCACCACTCCGCACAGTGGCTGTAACCGGGGTCCTAAccaccaactccggtcactgctcagtCATCCCCGGCGCTGTGGcgccactgtgggaacctgcgacactGTGCGAGATGTGCTCGGTGCTGCACCAGCCACTGTGCTGCAAACTCCCCGTCCTTCCCTCGTACTTTCCCCTCCGCagaaccctcgaacggcatgggcacgaccctcgggcgCAGCCCGAGCCTTGACCAGATCAAGACCCCCGCCtacaggaccctcggaacgccgccacgtcAAGCGCAGGAGATGATACCCTCTACAGGAGCCACCATGCCGCCCACTGGAgctgccaggacgccggcgtgatctccgcaagaccaaggacgaccgccacgcccgacgcccCACTCTCCAGTGCGGcatagtgtactttctacagtagtcGGCCACTGCacgcccccgattcggggaggaACGACGACCTCCCCCCTCCCGTACATGTACgctgcccctccttgtgtctataaaagggggagacGGGCTCAGCTCATCGGAGAtcatcatcattcacatacACGTAACTCGCAGAACACACACCTGTTCTCTTGagtcccgatattggcacttgacTCAAtcacctcctctagcagagacttgggagctttcctccctctctcgcctcgcttgtaccccttaCTACAGGCACCTTCGGTGCGAAataatacagtgcactcgcacaaccttgctggacgtacggccccgcggctggaaccaggataaactcgtGCGTTCCTGTGTTACCTTTCGCATCAATCATCTAGGGTGAGGGATCACGCAGCATTTTAGTGCCGGATCGCCGGGTCAAGACACCGACACAAAGTAACCAAAGTCCTCAACTGCGACTGTCAGTTGTGTGAATTTAACCGCCCAACATGGTGCTAACGCCGAACTTTCTTGTCTATCGATCGAATTTTCTCGACAGGGAGATAGCCAGCGAGTACTGCCGCGAGGTCCGGCGGCTCGGGCTCCGTCTTCTCGGCATGATCTCCCTCAGCCTCGGCCTCGAGGAAGACTACATCGAGAAGGCCCTCGGCGAGCAGGAGCAGCACATGGCTGTGAACTACTACCCGCAGTGCCCGGAGCCGGAGCTCACCTACGGCCTGCCGAAGCACACGGACCCCAACGCCCTCACCGTCCTCCTCCAGGACCCCAGCGTCGCCGGCCTCCAGGTCCTCAAGGACGGCGGCCGGTGGATCGCCGTCAACCCCCGGCCAAACGCATTCGTCATCAATCTAGGCGACCAGCTGCAGGTGATACAACACCCACACACATGGTGACGCGCGCGCGCAGTTTTCGAATCGATGCGATGCAATGCGTTCTGAATTCTGATCGATCGATGTGGGTTACGTTCATGCAGGCGCTGAGCAACGGCGCGTACAAGAGCGTGTGGCACCGCGCGGTGGTGAACGCGGCGCAAGAGCGCATGTCGGTGGCATCTTTCCTGTGCCCGTGCAACAGCGCGGTGATCAGCCCGGCGGCAGGGCTCGTCCGCGACGGGGACGCGCCCGTGTACCGGAGCTACACCTACGACGAGTACTACAACAAGTTCTGGAGCAGGAACCTGGACCAGGAGCACTGCCTGGAGTTCTTCAGATACGCCCCACAGCTCCAGTAACTATTTGGCACTACACTGCTGGaggctttgctttgctttgctttgctttgcttgtgAACTAGTAATAAATTTGTTTGGCTTGTTTCATGAAACATCGAACGCCGGCCGGCAGCATTCCGTGCCCGAATGTGGCACCCGCTTTGTTGTGCTGTTTACCCTAGCCTTTTCTTGTACCTGCGGCTATATAAATACATGCATGATGTGTACCATATTATGCCATTATGTTTGACGCCGCTATGTATgacatgcaaaaaaaaagcaaaccTAGGTAAATACAGGTGCTCGTAATTTTTCTTGAGCTTTTTGTTATATGAATAAATGATGATATTATTTCTGTATTAGGCATCGTGTTCTGTTCGTCCATGGTGGAGTATTTGTGGGGACTTTGTCAATATCGAGATCTACCGATTCAGTCTCTTGAAAATGCTCGTTGTGATAGGGTGTGCGTGTGCTTATAAAAATGTGTGTATATTATAATATTTGTAAACGTACGTATATGT from Panicum virgatum strain AP13 chromosome 7N, P.virgatum_v5, whole genome shotgun sequence includes the following:
- the LOC120682560 gene encoding flavanone 3-dioxygenase 2-like; translated protein: MGSQLLSTVERREVLPVSYIRPESDRPRLAEVTTDSNIPLIDLASPDKQRVIAEIGLACRTYGFFQVINHGIEGELLEKMMAVGLQFFRLPPEEKEKLYSDEPSKKIRLSTSFNVRKETVHNWRDYLRLHCHPLEEFLPEWPSNPESFKEIASEYCREVRRLGLRLLGMISLSLGLEEDYIEKALGEQEQHMAVNYYPQCPEPELTYGLPKHTDPNALTVLLQDPSVAGLQVLKDGGRWIAVNPRPNAFVINLGDQLQALSNGAYKSVWHRAVVNAAQERMSVASFLCPCNSAVISPAAGLVRDGDAPVYRSYTYDEYYNKFWSRNLDQEHCLEFFRYAPQLQ